From the Cydia pomonella isolate Wapato2018A chromosome 11, ilCydPomo1, whole genome shotgun sequence genome, one window contains:
- the LOC133522864 gene encoding LOW QUALITY PROTEIN: uncharacterized protein LOC133522864 (The sequence of the model RefSeq protein was modified relative to this genomic sequence to represent the inferred CDS: inserted 1 base in 1 codon), with protein MAEVNTLHYNNTPVNATIENIRNTAGPSENSSAATPALSYRSNRRCFFCGGRVHLRKTCPAFDASCQLCNKKGHFANVCRSKNQTSAAIPDTNNVSASIVAASPSSLRRTTVPTYINGIKAEVLLDTGSAKSFMDSKFANLCSLTSKPSQQTISMASLSYSSPVAGEISIDLTLGKHSYEDVRLLLVEYLCSDVIIGLDVLAQHSSIEFEFGGPREPLVVCNVAVASVPAVPLFANLTPGYKPIAIKSRRYSDDDRRFIEEEIHNLLKEGIIEESRSPWRAQVLITKSTTHKKRLVVDYSRTINQYTELDAYPLPSIEELISKVAKYSVFSAIDLKSAYHQVPIXARGETFTAFEAAGNLYQFCRIPFGVTNGVSSFQRTIDWLIRTENLAGTFAYLDDITICGKSPEEHDTNLQNFLTAAKKYGLTLNETKSTFKQSAINILGYTIANNVIKIWHIPLKI; from the exons ATGGCAGAAGTcaacacattacattacaacaaCACCCCTGTGAATGCGACTATTGAAAACATACGGAATACTGCTGGCCCAAGCGAAAACTCTTCCGCTGCCACGCCAGCCTTGTCGTATCGCTCGAATAGAAGATGTTTCTTCTGCGGAGGACGTGTACATCTACGCAAGACCTGCCCCGCATTCGATGCTTCTTGTCAGCTTTGCAATAAGAAAGGACATTTCGCTAACGTTTGTCGTAGCAAGAATCAAACCAGCGCTGCAATACCTGATACGAATAACGTCAGTGCCAGTATCGTCGCTGCATCGCCATCGTCGTTACGCAGAACAACGGTACCTACGTACATCAACGGTATCAAAGCTGAAGTATTGCTAGATACTGGCAGTGCCAAGAGCTTTATGGATTCTAAATTTGCCAACTTATGTTCCTTGACAAGTAAGCCCAGCCAGCAGACAATATCCATGGCCTCTCTAAGTTATAGTTCGCCAGTTGCAGGAGAAATAAGTATCGATCTTACATTGGGCAAGCATTCATATGAGGACGTACGGCTACTGCTAGTGGAATATCTGTGTTCAGACGTCATTATAGGCCTCGACGTATTGGCTCAACATTCTTCTATCGAGTTCGAGTTTGGCGGCCCGAGAGAACCCTTAGTTGTCTGCAATGTGGCTGTAGCGTCCGTGCCTGCAGTACCTTTATTTGCAAACCTAACTCCTGGATACAAACCGATTGCCATCAAGTCTCGACGGTACAGTGATGACGATCGACGCTTTATTGAGGAGGAGATACATAATCTTTTAAAGGAAGGTATCATTGAAGAAAGCAGGTCACCGTGGCGAGCGCAGGTACTAATTACGAAATCTACAACCCATAAGAAACGTCTTGTAGTCGACTACTCAAGAACTATTAATCAATATACTGAACTAGATGCTTACCCGCTTCCTTCCATTGAAGAATTAATTTCAAAAGTAGCCAAATACTCCGTCTTCAGCGCTATAGATTTGAAGAGTGCCTACCACCAGGTGCCAA TTGCCAGAGGAGAGACATTTACTGCGTTCGAAGCTGCCGGAAATCTTTACCAATTCTGCCGTATCCCTTTTGGTGTTACCAATGGTGTTTCTAGCTTCCAGAGAACCATAGATTGGCTTATTCGGACAGAAAATCTAGCAGGCACATTTGCCTATCTCGACGATATAACAATATGTGGCAAGTCACCTGAAGAGCATGATACAAATTTGCAAAACTTTCTAACAGCTGCTAAAAAGTACGGTCTGACACTCAATGAAACCAAATCTACTTTTAAACAATCTGCCATTAATATACTTGGCTATACGATTGCTAATAATGTTATCAAAATTTGGCATATTCCACTGAAGATATAA